In Halopseudomonas xinjiangensis, a single genomic region encodes these proteins:
- a CDS encoding efflux RND transporter permease subunit, whose amino-acid sequence MFAAVVRHGILVTVITLIVVILGIAAALRIPVQMIPDLEVRTITVETGWPGATPQDIEKDIVIEQERFLRNVPNLDRMVSSSTSGSAEIELEFPFGTDVTQALIDVNNALSQVPDYPRNVDEPRIVAASFSANAFMYFRVATLPGNPRQLDIRLMEQFVEDRVRPRMEGVPGVSEVTVGGGASRQLQILVDAQALSQKGLGLVDVRDAIRARNQDISGGEVTAGKRRYLLRTIGRFETPEALASLVLSRDGDSIVRLSDVAQVTQGRARLRGLDFFNGEPVLGLQVRRQSGSNVIDIKQAMLEEVEAINTEVLEPMGLVLALNSDDARYVQASIANVWTNLGIGALFATLVMFLFLRSAKATLVGVIGIPLCTVAAFLGLMLAGRTVNVISLAGVAFAIGMTIDNSIVVLENIERYRRQGMDRLASAVQGVKEVWPAVLASTMTTVLVFLPILFIEQEAGQLYSDVAIAIASAILASMLVATTLIPAMSARLDFGQRDDRDDFRRLGSALRWLQASRGRRVTVLVVTLASSALVILFLTPPAEYLPEGEEPKIFATMSPPPGYSLETMASIGEQVEDFLLPHVGADRGPFERGETAIPPLRSLGMTSDPSRVRVITETLDPADIEILMKEITAFYRSFPGMRAFAAKGSIISSNDGGTRSINLDISGPNLAGIYAAAQAAERRAREIFDGPRIQTQPPTLSLAQPLIQIRPDWTRAAELGLSADDIGFTVAALTEGTYIDDYFQDDEKIDIYLYGKERAEPQLSDLPQLLVRTPGGATLPLSTVASIEETVDTSAIRRVDGRRTVTLNIIPPREVALETGVERVRNELIAVLQADGTWPADIAVTLSGASDDLNATRDALLGNFIIALAIVYLLMVAIFSHWGYPLLIMTTIPLGVAGGLVGLALMNLVGSLLPLFGMLPLRQPFDMITMLGFLILMGTVVNNPILVVEETRKNLNEAGSGLVEAVGAAVQSRLRPIAMTTITTLCGLAPLVLFGGEGTELYRGLGAIVLFGLLGTALVTVTFLPALVILVLGLGRRVNNRPQAA is encoded by the coding sequence ATGTTCGCCGCGGTTGTACGCCACGGCATTCTGGTCACGGTGATCACGTTGATAGTGGTCATCCTCGGCATCGCCGCAGCGCTGCGCATTCCGGTGCAGATGATCCCCGATCTGGAAGTGCGCACTATCACCGTGGAAACCGGCTGGCCTGGCGCTACCCCGCAGGATATAGAGAAGGACATCGTCATCGAGCAGGAGCGCTTCCTGCGCAACGTGCCCAATCTGGATCGCATGGTGTCATCCTCGACCAGCGGCTCGGCCGAGATCGAGCTGGAGTTTCCCTTCGGCACCGATGTGACCCAGGCGCTGATCGACGTCAACAACGCCCTTAGTCAGGTCCCGGATTACCCGCGTAACGTCGACGAGCCGCGTATTGTCGCTGCCTCGTTCTCGGCCAATGCTTTCATGTACTTCCGCGTCGCCACGCTACCGGGCAATCCGCGGCAGCTGGATATCCGGCTGATGGAGCAGTTCGTCGAGGACCGGGTACGCCCACGTATGGAGGGCGTGCCCGGGGTGTCGGAAGTCACGGTTGGCGGAGGCGCATCGCGCCAGCTGCAAATCCTGGTCGATGCACAGGCGCTGAGTCAGAAAGGTCTCGGTCTGGTCGACGTGCGCGACGCCATTCGCGCCCGCAATCAGGATATCTCCGGTGGCGAGGTGACCGCGGGCAAGCGCCGCTACCTGTTGCGCACCATTGGTCGCTTCGAGACACCCGAAGCACTGGCATCGCTGGTGCTCTCTCGTGACGGCGACAGTATCGTGCGATTGAGTGACGTGGCCCAGGTCACCCAGGGTCGGGCGCGACTGCGTGGGCTGGACTTCTTCAACGGCGAGCCGGTGCTCGGCCTGCAGGTACGGCGTCAAAGCGGCTCGAACGTCATCGATATCAAGCAGGCCATGCTGGAAGAGGTCGAGGCAATCAATACTGAAGTCCTCGAACCCATGGGACTGGTACTGGCTCTGAATTCGGATGATGCACGCTACGTTCAGGCCTCGATTGCCAACGTCTGGACGAACCTGGGAATCGGCGCCCTGTTCGCCACGCTGGTGATGTTCCTGTTCCTGCGCTCGGCCAAGGCCACCCTGGTTGGCGTCATCGGCATCCCGCTGTGTACCGTCGCGGCGTTCCTCGGTCTGATGCTCGCCGGCCGTACCGTGAACGTAATTTCGTTGGCGGGTGTGGCCTTCGCCATTGGCATGACCATCGACAACAGCATCGTGGTGCTGGAAAACATCGAACGCTATCGCAGACAGGGCATGGATCGCCTCGCCTCGGCTGTGCAGGGCGTCAAGGAAGTATGGCCAGCGGTCCTCGCCTCCACCATGACCACTGTGCTGGTGTTTCTGCCCATCCTGTTCATCGAACAGGAAGCCGGGCAGCTGTATTCCGACGTAGCCATCGCCATCGCCAGCGCCATCCTGGCGTCGATGCTGGTCGCCACTACGCTCATACCTGCCATGAGCGCGCGTCTGGATTTCGGTCAGCGCGACGATCGCGACGATTTTCGGCGGCTCGGCTCGGCGCTGCGCTGGCTTCAGGCCTCGCGCGGGCGCCGCGTCACGGTGCTGGTGGTGACTCTGGCAAGCAGTGCACTGGTCATCCTCTTTCTGACACCGCCGGCTGAATACCTGCCAGAGGGCGAAGAGCCGAAAATCTTCGCTACCATGAGCCCGCCCCCCGGGTACAGTCTGGAAACCATGGCGTCCATCGGTGAGCAGGTGGAAGATTTCCTGCTTCCCCATGTCGGCGCGGATCGCGGCCCGTTCGAGCGTGGCGAAACGGCTATCCCTCCGCTGCGATCCCTGGGTATGACGAGTGATCCCAGCCGTGTGCGGGTCATCACCGAAACGCTCGATCCGGCGGATATCGAGATTCTCATGAAGGAAATCACCGCCTTCTATCGCAGTTTCCCAGGGATGCGCGCCTTTGCGGCGAAGGGCTCGATCATCTCCAGCAATGATGGCGGCACGCGCAGCATCAACCTGGATATTTCCGGGCCTAATCTAGCGGGAATATATGCCGCGGCCCAGGCCGCCGAACGCCGCGCGCGGGAGATCTTCGATGGGCCACGCATCCAGACGCAGCCACCTACGCTCAGTCTGGCGCAGCCGCTGATCCAGATTCGTCCCGACTGGACGCGCGCGGCCGAGCTCGGCTTGTCTGCCGATGACATCGGCTTCACCGTGGCCGCCCTGACCGAAGGTACCTACATCGACGATTACTTTCAGGATGACGAGAAGATCGACATCTATCTCTACGGCAAGGAGCGCGCCGAGCCGCAACTGTCCGATCTGCCGCAGCTACTGGTGCGTACGCCCGGCGGCGCGACATTGCCGCTGTCGACCGTCGCCAGCATAGAGGAAACCGTGGATACCAGCGCGATCCGCCGAGTCGACGGACGCCGCACGGTCACGCTGAACATCATCCCGCCCCGGGAAGTAGCATTGGAAACTGGCGTAGAACGCGTGCGAAACGAACTCATAGCCGTGTTGCAGGCCGACGGTACCTGGCCGGCTGACATCGCCGTCACCCTCTCGGGTGCCAGTGACGACCTCAACGCCACGCGCGACGCTCTGCTCGGCAATTTCATTATTGCGCTGGCCATCGTCTATCTGCTGATGGTCGCGATCTTCTCCCATTGGGGGTATCCGCTGCTGATCATGACGACCATTCCACTCGGTGTCGCCGGCGGCCTGGTCGGTCTGGCACTGATGAACCTGGTAGGCTCGCTGTTGCCCTTGTTCGGCATGCTGCCGCTCCGTCAGCCGTTCGACATGATCACCATGCTGGGTTTTCTGATTCTCATGGGTACTGTGGTCAACAACCCGATCTTGGTCGTCGAAGAGACTCGCAAGAACCTGAACGAAGCGGGCTCGGGACTGGTCGAAGCGGTAGGCGCCGCCGTGCAATCGCGGTTGCGCCCAATAGCCATGACCACCATCACCACCCTGTGCGGCCTGGCGCCGCTGGTGCTGTTTGGCGGAGAGGGCACCGAACTGTACCGGGGTCTCGGCGCCATCGTGCTGTTCGGTCTGTTAGGCACGGCGCTGGTGACCGTGACCTTTCTTCCGGCTTTGGTGATATTGGTGCTCGGACTCGGCAGACGAGTCAACAATCGTCCGCAGGCCGCGTAG
- a CDS encoding efflux RND transporter periplasmic adaptor subunit, protein MFSQWSQWKRPLGLALGVFALALTPTAGAQQPVVLGEVERGPFIDEYRLNGSVVARQRSDVSVPIGGLVVERLVEIGDRVERGDLLLRMDDELARLERERAQAEASEAQARLEEARRLAEEARSVGAGNNIARTELRRRESEVGIAEAMLQRTRASESLAAARVARHRITAPIDGVVSSRSIDVGQWVDPGTAVFSVVDTDELWLDFQAPQAAYPLLDESTSLRVQGYASQPAHEASIATWLPVTDSQARTFLLRARAPDTLSLTPGMAVSGVLRLAREQQMLWVHRDAVNRYPEGRTTVWVAQPKGDELYTVTEKRIEIAGTAGDQTYVSSGLTGDEMIVTRGNESLREGAEVELAERTAR, encoded by the coding sequence TTGTTCAGCCAATGGAGCCAGTGGAAGCGACCCTTGGGCCTCGCTCTCGGCGTATTCGCCCTAGCATTGACGCCAACCGCCGGAGCTCAGCAACCGGTGGTGCTGGGTGAGGTGGAGCGCGGTCCTTTCATCGACGAATACCGACTCAACGGCTCGGTGGTCGCCAGGCAACGCTCGGACGTATCGGTGCCCATCGGCGGGCTGGTGGTTGAGCGGCTGGTCGAGATCGGCGACCGCGTCGAGCGCGGCGACCTCCTGCTGCGGATGGACGACGAGCTGGCCCGCCTGGAGCGGGAACGAGCACAGGCCGAGGCAAGCGAAGCACAGGCGCGTCTTGAAGAAGCCCGCCGGTTGGCTGAAGAGGCCCGTTCGGTCGGCGCCGGCAACAATATTGCACGCACGGAACTGCGACGGCGGGAGAGTGAGGTCGGCATCGCCGAGGCAATGCTCCAGCGGACCCGGGCCAGCGAATCTCTGGCAGCCGCGCGCGTGGCACGCCACCGAATCACCGCGCCGATCGACGGCGTGGTCAGCAGCCGTAGCATCGATGTCGGCCAGTGGGTCGACCCCGGGACTGCGGTGTTCTCCGTGGTCGATACCGATGAGCTGTGGCTGGACTTCCAGGCGCCGCAGGCGGCTTATCCTCTCCTCGACGAAAGCACCTCCTTGCGCGTGCAGGGCTACGCCAGCCAGCCCGCCCACGAGGCCTCGATCGCCACCTGGCTGCCGGTAACCGACAGCCAGGCCAGGACTTTTCTGCTTCGCGCCCGCGCGCCCGATACGCTCAGCCTCACGCCCGGCATGGCCGTATCCGGAGTGCTGCGCCTGGCGCGGGAACAGCAGATGCTCTGGGTGCATCGCGATGCAGTCAACCGGTATCCGGAAGGTCGCACCACGGTGTGGGTCGCCCAACCGAAGGGCGATGAGCTCTACACGGTGACGGAAAAGCGGATCGAGATCGCCGGAACCGCTGGCGACCAGACGTATGTCAGCTCCGGCCTGACGGGCGATGAGATGATCGTTACCCGTGGCAACGAATCACTGCGCGAAGGCGCTGAAGTCGAACTGGCCGAGCGGACCGCCCGCTGA
- a CDS encoding BaiN/RdsA family NAD(P)/FAD-dependent oxidoreductase has product MSTPSAHYDVIILGAGASGLFCAFTAAQRGRRVLVLERANKVGKKILMSGGGRCNFTNQTVEPANFISINQHFCKSALKRYTQWDFIALVERHGIDYEERKHGQLFCTDSARDIVDMLLDECAAAGAEVRTQCEIRQILPAGPADTGTARYKMTIDQSQQTAQLTCESLVVATGALSVPTLGGSGYGYDIARQFGLPLTERRAGLVPFTFSDALKPMCERLSGLAVEVSVTCNGQTFVENMLFTHRGMSGPVMLQISNYWQPGDELVIDLLPDRDASTWLTTTKREQPRTRLRNVLSPSLAKALVTELQQFWWPDRDETPLAEWSDRQLSDIGQQLNGWRIKPSGTEGYRTAEVTLGGVDTAAISSRTMEATSQPGLYFIGEVLDVTGHLGGFNFQWAWASGHCAGLVV; this is encoded by the coding sequence GTGTCGACTCCCTCAGCCCATTACGACGTGATCATTCTCGGTGCTGGCGCCTCCGGGCTGTTTTGCGCATTCACCGCCGCCCAGCGCGGCCGGCGCGTGCTGGTCCTCGAACGGGCCAATAAGGTCGGCAAGAAGATCCTCATGTCTGGCGGCGGGCGCTGCAATTTCACCAACCAGACCGTCGAGCCGGCCAATTTCATCTCGATCAATCAGCATTTCTGCAAGTCGGCGCTCAAGCGCTACACGCAGTGGGACTTCATCGCTCTGGTCGAGCGCCATGGCATCGACTACGAAGAGCGCAAGCACGGCCAACTGTTCTGTACCGACAGCGCTCGCGACATCGTCGATATGCTGCTTGACGAGTGCGCCGCTGCCGGCGCAGAAGTCCGCACCCAGTGCGAGATCCGCCAGATACTGCCGGCAGGGCCCGCTGACACAGGCACCGCTCGCTATAAAATGACCATCGACCAGTCTCAGCAGACAGCACAACTGACCTGCGAGTCGCTGGTGGTCGCCACTGGCGCTCTCTCCGTGCCAACCCTCGGCGGCAGCGGCTACGGCTATGACATAGCCAGACAGTTCGGTCTGCCGCTGACCGAGCGCCGTGCCGGTCTGGTCCCCTTCACGTTCAGCGACGCGCTCAAGCCCATGTGCGAGCGACTGTCAGGCCTGGCGGTGGAAGTCAGCGTGACCTGCAACGGCCAAACCTTCGTCGAAAACATGTTGTTCACCCATCGCGGCATGAGCGGACCGGTCATGCTGCAGATATCCAACTACTGGCAACCGGGTGACGAACTGGTCATCGATCTGCTGCCCGACCGGGATGCCAGCACCTGGCTGACCACAACCAAGCGCGAACAGCCCCGCACCCGCTTGCGCAACGTTTTGTCACCCTCGCTGGCCAAGGCCCTGGTCACCGAGCTACAGCAGTTCTGGTGGCCCGACCGCGACGAAACACCGCTGGCCGAGTGGAGCGACCGTCAGCTCTCCGACATCGGACAGCAGCTCAACGGCTGGCGGATCAAACCGTCCGGCACCGAAGGCTACCGTACCGCGGAGGTGACCCTTGGCGGCGTTGACACCGCCGCGATCAGCTCGCGGACCATGGAAGCCACGTCTCAGCCAGGCCTGTACTTTATTGGCGAAGTGCTCGATGTCACTGGGCATCTGGGCGGCTTCAACTTCCAGTGGGCCTGGGCGTCCGGTCATTGCGCCGGACTGGTCGTCTGA
- the lnt gene encoding apolipoprotein N-acyltransferase produces the protein MSFTRFGLSWPARIQEADTDSAPAALALSWRVMLAVLSGLMLCAPWLQPAMFWTAWIGWVPLLFALSGASYSRSLLLGWVAGTVCFAGASHWMIDFAVNLKGVSWPMGALLAVFFWSYVGGATALGCVLYRWLSERLPGLDVLSFPCAILAVLSAYPLLFQTHFAEAQVFFLPGIQAVDLVGAQGMDFIMLVASALAFELLRRSGRRWLSVAAGLALALWFGYGWVSLNSWDERVADWETRRIGLVQPNDAVSLDLPPPAPGFSREEPEEMVATRRLAKLGAQWIAWPEARYKGYFDMYSVRRGYAEEMSGLGVPLIFHDVERRWEETGRVSYNSVALLDTHGELAGTYRKMQRMPFGEYLPAFFHLPGLKALSDLFLGEFLQPLTPGAEHAYFQIADMQVVPKVCYETAFPAFIAEAVGGDAAGRVLLFLSQDGWFGETSQPFQHKAMSIVRGVENRVPMVHLINNGPSVATTPSGRTVAQTQAFSRAQLLVDLPFSATSGGSFYSRHPHLAALLMYCLLAGLVGLALWHPSRRSSQTTSPAQ, from the coding sequence TTGAGTTTTACCCGGTTCGGCCTGTCCTGGCCTGCACGCATCCAAGAGGCGGACACAGACTCGGCTCCCGCCGCGCTGGCGCTGTCCTGGCGCGTAATGCTCGCGGTCCTGTCGGGATTGATGCTCTGCGCACCCTGGTTGCAGCCGGCGATGTTCTGGACCGCCTGGATTGGCTGGGTTCCGTTGCTGTTTGCACTCAGTGGAGCGAGTTATTCGCGCAGCCTGCTGCTTGGCTGGGTCGCCGGTACGGTGTGCTTCGCCGGGGCAAGCCACTGGATGATCGATTTCGCGGTCAACCTGAAAGGTGTCTCATGGCCGATGGGCGCGCTGCTGGCAGTGTTCTTCTGGAGCTACGTTGGCGGAGCGACGGCGCTTGGCTGCGTGCTCTATCGCTGGCTGTCGGAGCGCTTGCCCGGACTCGATGTCCTCAGCTTCCCGTGCGCCATCCTGGCGGTGCTCAGCGCCTACCCACTACTGTTCCAGACCCACTTCGCCGAAGCGCAGGTATTTTTCCTACCGGGCATTCAGGCCGTCGATCTGGTTGGCGCGCAGGGTATGGACTTCATCATGCTGGTCGCCAGCGCGCTGGCGTTCGAGCTTTTGCGCCGTAGCGGACGGCGCTGGCTGTCGGTTGCTGCCGGGCTCGCATTGGCGCTCTGGTTTGGTTACGGCTGGGTCAGCCTGAATAGTTGGGACGAACGCGTAGCCGACTGGGAGACCCGGCGCATCGGGCTGGTCCAGCCCAACGATGCTGTCTCGCTCGACCTGCCGCCGCCGGCGCCTGGCTTCAGTCGGGAGGAACCCGAAGAGATGGTTGCTACGCGCCGCCTGGCCAAGCTCGGAGCACAGTGGATAGCCTGGCCGGAGGCGCGCTACAAGGGTTACTTCGACATGTACAGCGTCCGTCGCGGCTATGCCGAGGAGATGTCGGGCCTTGGCGTCCCGTTGATATTTCACGACGTCGAACGCCGCTGGGAGGAGACCGGTCGGGTGAGCTACAACTCGGTGGCGTTGCTCGACACTCATGGTGAGCTCGCCGGCACCTATCGCAAGATGCAACGCATGCCCTTCGGCGAATACCTTCCGGCGTTTTTCCATCTGCCAGGCCTGAAAGCGCTCAGCGACCTGTTTCTGGGTGAGTTTCTACAACCGCTCACACCGGGGGCCGAGCATGCCTATTTCCAGATCGCCGACATGCAGGTGGTTCCGAAGGTCTGCTACGAAACGGCCTTTCCTGCATTCATCGCCGAAGCCGTAGGCGGCGATGCGGCCGGCCGTGTGCTGTTGTTCCTGTCCCAGGACGGCTGGTTCGGCGAGACCAGCCAGCCGTTCCAGCACAAGGCGATGTCGATCGTGCGAGGGGTGGAGAATCGGGTCCCGATGGTGCATCTGATCAATAACGGACCGTCGGTCGCTACCACGCCGTCGGGCCGGACAGTGGCGCAGACTCAGGCGTTTTCGCGTGCGCAGTTGCTGGTGGACCTGCCATTTTCCGCCACGTCTGGCGGCAGCTTCTATAGCCGGCACCCGCATCTGGCTGCACTGCTCATGTATTGCCTGCTGGCTGGTTTGGTAGGACTGGCGCTATGGCATCCGTCGCGCCGGAGCAGTCAGACGACCAGTCCGGCGCAATGA
- a CDS encoding diacylglycerol/lipid kinase family protein, which yields MTATDTMPAPSPDALSGLEEKPFFIVLNAGSGRRDADETSEVITRLMAEAGRRFELLPVTDPTRLIETARTAVRLAHDQGGIVVAAGGDGTLNAVSSVVLETGLPFGILPRGTFNYVGRAHGIPQDTEAAVRCLLQSHIKPAQVGLLNGRPFLVNASFGLYPRLLEDREAYKQRYGRSRWVALWSAVMTLAHAHRQLKVQVEYGGTHRTLKTPTIVVDNNPLQLRQMGIRQEDELEHDHLVAITSPPVGTLALYGILIRGLLSRLGEADNVITFAFNRLTVHMGNRRHIKVATDGEIFHARAPLVFEVAPHKLQLLVPRADATEAIQ from the coding sequence ATGACCGCAACAGATACCATGCCGGCACCTTCTCCCGATGCGCTATCGGGACTCGAAGAAAAACCCTTTTTCATCGTTTTGAACGCAGGCTCCGGTCGTCGCGATGCGGACGAAACCAGCGAAGTCATCACCCGGCTGATGGCGGAGGCCGGACGCCGATTCGAACTCTTGCCAGTCACGGATCCCACCAGGCTGATCGAGACGGCCAGGACTGCGGTACGCCTTGCCCACGACCAGGGCGGAATCGTCGTGGCGGCCGGTGGCGACGGCACGCTCAACGCCGTGAGCAGCGTAGTGCTGGAAACCGGGCTGCCCTTCGGCATCCTTCCGCGCGGCACCTTCAACTACGTCGGCCGCGCCCATGGCATCCCTCAGGATACCGAGGCCGCCGTCCGTTGCCTGCTGCAAAGCCACATCAAGCCGGCGCAGGTCGGGTTGCTCAATGGTCGCCCCTTTCTGGTCAATGCCAGCTTCGGTTTGTACCCGCGACTGCTTGAGGATCGCGAAGCCTACAAGCAGCGTTATGGTCGCAGCCGGTGGGTCGCGCTCTGGTCAGCAGTCATGACGCTGGCGCATGCGCACCGTCAGCTCAAGGTTCAGGTGGAATATGGCGGCACGCATCGAACCCTGAAAACGCCGACCATTGTCGTGGACAACAACCCCCTGCAACTGCGCCAGATGGGCATTCGCCAGGAGGACGAACTCGAGCATGATCATCTGGTGGCCATCACCTCGCCACCGGTGGGCACGCTTGCGCTATACGGCATCCTCATCCGCGGCCTGCTCAGTCGTCTGGGCGAGGCGGATAACGTCATCACCTTCGCTTTCAACAGGCTGACCGTACACATGGGCAATCGCCGCCACATCAAGGTCGCCACGGATGGGGAAATTTTCCACGCCAGAGCGCCGCTGGTGTTCGAGGTGGCGCCGCACAAGCTGCAGTTGCTGGTGCCCCGCGCAGACGCCACGGAGGCCATACAGTGA
- a CDS encoding metallophosphoesterase family protein gives MIRVLQISDPHFGTEQQQVVEALLRLADELEPEVVLLSGDITQRARREQFEAARTFLKRFERPVLAVPGNHDIPLFNLPARLLNPYGNYRRSLGEDLEPEYETDDLLVVSLNTTRPSRHKDGEVSPEQVTRVAGRLRQAQPRQLRIVMQHHPVRAREECDVENLLHGREEAVPSWVDAGLDVLLGGHIHLPYIWPLYGSEGEVGRKGWTVQAGTATSVRIRGDIPNSVNVLCYDNSGEHRICSVERWDFVYAQDRFVRAFVTPIELD, from the coding sequence GTGATACGTGTGCTGCAGATCTCCGACCCGCACTTCGGTACCGAACAGCAACAGGTGGTGGAAGCGCTGCTGCGCCTGGCCGACGAACTGGAACCTGAAGTGGTTCTGCTCAGCGGCGATATCACGCAGCGCGCCCGGCGCGAACAGTTCGAGGCGGCGCGGACCTTTCTGAAACGGTTCGAGCGCCCGGTGCTTGCAGTACCGGGAAATCATGACATCCCGCTGTTCAATCTGCCGGCTCGCCTACTCAACCCGTACGGCAATTACAGACGCTCGCTGGGCGAGGATCTGGAGCCGGAGTACGAGACCGATGACCTGCTGGTGGTTTCCCTCAACACCACCCGGCCCTCCCGGCACAAGGATGGTGAAGTCTCGCCCGAACAGGTAACGCGCGTTGCAGGGCGCCTGCGCCAGGCCCAGCCCCGTCAGCTTCGTATCGTCATGCAACATCATCCCGTTCGGGCGCGGGAGGAATGCGATGTGGAAAATCTTCTGCACGGTCGCGAAGAGGCCGTGCCGAGCTGGGTCGACGCCGGACTCGATGTCCTACTCGGCGGCCACATCCACCTACCCTATATCTGGCCACTCTATGGCAGCGAAGGCGAAGTGGGCCGCAAGGGCTGGACGGTGCAGGCCGGGACCGCCACCTCGGTGCGTATCCGCGGCGACATTCCCAACTCGGTGAACGTGCTCTGCTATGACAATAGCGGCGAGCATCGCATCTGCAGCGTCGAGCGCTGGGATTTCGTCTACGCGCAGGATCGCTTCGTCCGCGCCTTTGTCACCCCGATAGAGCTGGATTGA